One segment of Zonotrichia albicollis isolate bZonAlb1 chromosome 4, bZonAlb1.hap1, whole genome shotgun sequence DNA contains the following:
- the STMP1 gene encoding short transmembrane mitochondrial protein 1 → MLQFLLGFTLGNVVGMYLAQNYDIPNIAKKLEDFKKDVEAKKKPPNDKS, encoded by the exons ATGCTGCAGTTCTTG cTTGGTTTTACTCTTGGCAACGTGGTTGGGATGTATCTGGCACAGAACTATGAT ATTCCTAACATTGCAAAGAAGCTGGAAGATTTTAAGAAGGATGTGGAAGCCAAGAAGAAACCTCCCAATGACAAGTCCTGA